Proteins from a single region of Sebastes umbrosus isolate fSebUmb1 chromosome 8, fSebUmb1.pri, whole genome shotgun sequence:
- the si:dkey-283b1.6 gene encoding uncharacterized protein si:dkey-283b1.6 isoform X1 encodes MPFDYIPILEIFLGILGFGLSIMFCTTFCRACSRLREEQIEREALRRSEQNGRPPPIYFIPFHGSLQDGEDHPRVPRYSQEILTPPVYSNAAYCGPPPSYNELGLKPEDHPPAYTEYTVPVYPITPPPHTDMVQPQTQSQQ; translated from the exons ATGCCATTTGACTACATTCCCATTCTAGA GATCTTCCTCGGCATCCTGGGCTTCGGCCTCTCCATCATGTTCTGCACGACCTTCTGCAGGGCGTGCAGTCGCCTCAGGGAGGAGCAGATAGAGAGGGAGGCATTGAGACGCAGTGAGCAGAACGGTCGCCCTCCTCCCATATATTTCATCCCCTTCCATGGAAGCTTGCAGGACGGCGAGGACCACCCCAGGGTGCCTCGATACAGCCAGGAGATCCTCACACCACCAGTATATAGCAACGCTGCTTACTGTGGACCCCCACCTTCATATAATGAG CTGGGATTGAAGCCTGAGGATCACCCCCCTGCTTACACCGAGTATACCGTTCCTGTGTATCCCATCACACCTCCACCTCACACAGACATGGTTCAACCACAAACACAGTCACAACAATAA
- the si:dkey-283b1.6 gene encoding uncharacterized protein si:dkey-283b1.6 isoform X2, with product MFCTTFCRACSRLREEQIEREALRRSEQNGRPPPIYFIPFHGSLQDGEDHPRVPRYSQEILTPPVYSNAAYCGPPPSYNELGLKPEDHPPAYTEYTVPVYPITPPPHTDMVQPQTQSQQ from the exons ATGTTCTGCACGACCTTCTGCAGGGCGTGCAGTCGCCTCAGGGAGGAGCAGATAGAGAGGGAGGCATTGAGACGCAGTGAGCAGAACGGTCGCCCTCCTCCCATATATTTCATCCCCTTCCATGGAAGCTTGCAGGACGGCGAGGACCACCCCAGGGTGCCTCGATACAGCCAGGAGATCCTCACACCACCAGTATATAGCAACGCTGCTTACTGTGGACCCCCACCTTCATATAATGAG CTGGGATTGAAGCCTGAGGATCACCCCCCTGCTTACACCGAGTATACCGTTCCTGTGTATCCCATCACACCTCCACCTCACACAGACATGGTTCAACCACAAACACAGTCACAACAATAA
- the LOC119493125 gene encoding endoplasmic reticulum aminopeptidase 1-like translates to MLAAPLLLLLFVPFPPSSGAQLPDQGQAKNAPIATNGQPFPWDSMRLPKTISPVHYDLTIHPNLTTLDFTGVVRIQLDVHEDTSTIILHSKQLQISNVWLLIPEGLQPLRVLEYPRFHEIALLSDSVLTKGRRYEVQLEFAANFSDSFHGFYKSTYRTSSGEVRVLASTQFEATFARGAFPCFDEPAFKANYTIRIIREPRHIAISNMPKVKTVELPGGLLEDHFDTSVKMSTYLVAYIVSDFLSVSKTTRHGVKISVYAVPEKIDQTAYALDAAVKLLEFYNEYFDIPYPLPKQDLAAIPDFQSGAMENWGLTTYRETGLLFDPDKSSVSDKLGITKVIAHELAHQWFGNLVTMEWWNDLWLNEGFAKFMEFISLDITYPELQVDDFFLGKCFEAMEVDSLSSSHPISTPVENPTQIQEMFDDVSYDKGACILNMLRDFLTPEAFEIGIIRYLKRYSYQNTVNSHLWESLTDICSSDNLDEGRMKHKEFCSKRSVQSGASKWFSGDELDVKAIMDTWTLQEGFPLVTVDVRGREVRLSQERYLKTDDQSLTEGFLWQIPLTYMTSASNTVHRFLLKTKTDVLYLPEKVDWVKFNVDMCGYYMVHYAGEGWNSIIKLLQHNHTALSSNDRASLIHNVFQLVSTENVRLDTALELSLYLSRETEIMSVTQGFGELVPLYKLMEKRDMPALENQMKDYIVDLFRGLIDRQEWTDSGSVSERMQRSYLLLFSCVRNYAPCVTKATELFNKWMDSDGTMSLPVDVTMAVFVIGARTPEGWDFLFEKYRSSMQMSVKSRMKIAMAVSPLQDKLKWMMEQSLQGEVMKTQDLSGVVVSISKNPHGYKLAWDFVRANWHTLIKKFDLGSSTISHLVTGVTDQYSTREMLDEVRSFFGSLTEESGSEMRCIRQSYETIEGNIRWMHTNLPLLQAWLDKHSHRIVHEDL, encoded by the exons ATGTTAGCAGCACCTCTCCTACTGCTGCTGTTCGTTCCCTTTCCTCCCTCATCAGGAGCTCAGCTACCAGATCAGGGTCAAGCAAAGAACGCCCCCATAGCCACCAACGGCCAGCCGTTCCCATGGGACAGCATGAGACTTCCTAAAACCATCTCCCCCGTCCACTATGACCTgaccatccaccccaacctgaCCACCCTCGACTTCACCGGAGTCGTTCGTATCCAGCTGGACGTGCACGAAGACACCAGCACCATCATCCTCCACTCCAAGCAGCTGCAGATATCCAACGTGTGGCTCCTTATACCTGAAGGTTTGCAGCCTCTCCGGGTGTTGGAGTATCCTCGTTTCCATGAGATCGCTCTGCTGTCAGACTCGGTGCTGACCAAAGGTAGGAGGTATGAAGTCCAGCTGGAGTTCGCTGCCAACTTCTCTGACAGCTTCCATGGTTTCTACAAGAGCACCTACCGCACCAGCAGTGGAGAAGTCCG GGTTCTGGCTTCCACGCAGTTTGAAGCCACCTTTGCTCGAGGAGCTTTCCCCTGTTTCGATGAGCCCGCCTTCAAAGCCAACTACACCATACGGATTATACGAGAGCCACGCCACATCGCCATATCCAACATGCCCAAG GTAAAAACTGTGGAGTTGCCGGGCGGTTTGCTGGAGGATCACTTCGACACGTCTGTCAAAATGAGCACTTACCTGGTGGCCTACATTGTGTCTGACTTCTTGTCTGTGAGCAAGACCACCCGGCATGGTGTCAAG ATTTCAGTCTACGCTGTACCTGAGAAGATCGACCAGACGGCCTACGCGCTGGATGCTGCTGTCAAGCTGTTGGAGTTCTACAATGAATATTTTGATATTCCTTACCCACTCCCCAAACAGG ACCTGGCTGCTATCCCTGACTTCCAGTCGGGTGCGATGGAGAACTGGGGGCTGACCACCTACAGAGAGACAGGCCTCCTCTTCGACCCTGACAAGTCCTCAGTTTCAGACAAACTGGGCATCACCAAGGTCATCGCCCATGAGCTCGCACACCAG TGGTTTGGGAACCTGGTGACGATGGAGTGGTGGAATGACCTGTGGCTCAATGAGGGTTTCGCCAAGTTCATGGAGTTTATTTCTCTCGACATCACCTACCCGGAGCTGCAAGTG gATGACTTCTTCTTGGGGAAATGTTTTGAGGCCATGGAGGTCGACTCCCTCAGCTCCTCCCACCCCATCTCCACCCCTGTGGAAAACCCCACGCAGATCCAGGAGATGTTCGACGACGTTTCATACGACAAG gGAGCATGTATTCTGAACATGCTGCGGGACTTCCTGACTCCTGAGGCTTTTGAGATTGGCATCATCCGATACCTGAAGCGCTACAGCTACCAAAACACTGTCAACAGCCACCTGTGGGAGAGCCTAACTGAT ATCTGCAGCTCAGACAATCTGGACGAAGGCCGGATGAAACACAAAGAATTCTGCTCAAAGCGCAGCGTCCAGTCTGGAGCCTCC AAATGGTTCTCGGGTGATGAGCTGGATGTCAAGGCCATCATGGACACCTGGACGCTGCAGGAGGGCTTCCCGCTGGTCACTGTGGATGTCAGAGGTCGGGAGGTCAGGCTCAGTCAGGAGCGTTACCTGAAGACAGACGACCAATCCCTCACTGAAGG ATTCCTGTGGCAGATCCCACTGACGTACATGACCAGCGCCTCCAACACCGTCCATCGCTTCCTGCTTAAGACAAAGACTG atgtCCTGTACCTGCCGGAGAAGGTGGACTGGGTGAAGTTCAACGTGGACATGTGCGGCTACTACATGGTCCACTATGCAGGCGAGGGGTGGAACTCCATCATCAAACTGCTGCAGCACAATCACACAGCCCTGAGCAGCAACGACCGCGCCAGCCTCATCCACAACGTCTTCCAGCTGGTCAG CACAGAGAACGTGAGGCTGGACACGGCTCTGGAGCTGTCTCTTTACCTGTCCAGAGAGACTGAGATCATGTCTGTGACACAGGGCTTTGGGGAGCTCGTACCTCTTTACAAACTGATGGAGAAGAGAGACATGCCCGCTCTGGAGAACCAGATGAAG GACTACATTGTGGATCTGTTCCGGGGGCTGATTGATCGGCAGGAGTGGACTGACTCTGGATCAGTGTCTGAGCGAATGCAGAGGagctacctgctgctgtttaGCTGCGTCAGGAACTACGCGCCCTGCGTGACAAAAGCCACCGAGCTCTTTAACAAGTGGATGGACTCTGACGGCACCATGAG CCTCCCTGTTGACGTCACCATGGCTGTGTTTGTGATTGGAGCTCGAACACCAGAGGGGTGGGACTTCCTGTTTGAGAAGTACCGCAGTTCGATGCAAATGTCTGTAAAGAGCCGCATGAAGATTGCAATGGCCGTCAGCCCCCTGCAGGACAAGCTCAAGTG GATGATGGAGCAGAGCCTCCAGGGTGAGGTGATGAAGACTCAGGACCTCTCGGGCGTGGTTGTCAGTATCAGCAAGAACCCCCATGGCTACAAACTGGCCTGGGACTTCGTCCGAGCCAACTGGCACACTCTGATCAAGAA ATTTGACTTGGGCTCTAGCACCATATCGCACTTGGTGACTGGGGTGACGGACCAGTATTCTACCAGGGAGATGTTAGATGAG GTTAGAAGCTTCTTTGGCTCTCTGACTGAGGAGTCGGGCTCAGAGATGAGGTGTATCCGGCAGTCCTACGAGACCATCGAGGGTAACATCCGCTGGATGCACACCAACCTTCCTCTGCTGCAGGCCTGGCTGGACAAACACAGCCACAGAATCGTGCATGAAGATTTATAG